The following are encoded in a window of Pseudalgibacter alginicilyticus genomic DNA:
- a CDS encoding SusC/RagA family TonB-linked outer membrane protein, producing MMRTFIFLMCTTVFCFNTENTFSQETVIIEKDQLVEVDQVFKIIKKQTELNFIYPKGLFKNTPKIQLKKGEIQASKLIADVLEKSHFNFKLTENNTIIINKVKAVEKITIQENVISGSVLEETGQPLPGVNIIVEGTSTGTQSDFDGNYSIKAKKGDVLIFSYVGFQSQKITVSEANTINLVLKEEASALDEVVVIGYGTQKKSNLTAAIATVDTKELENRPVNSITDMLGASVPGLNINVGSSAVTDNPSINLRGFTGLNSSGSPLIIVDGVPLDNPDDIKYVNPNDVDNISILKDASATAIYGSRAPNGAILITTKSGKKGQKMAIEYSSDIRISSPIGLPNSMKGSDYAIWRNNRTENSRIARTYTQETIDRILQYEAGEINTVGIIEPNGKYGSVFTFNASENHLQEAFRDNVFNQTHNLSLSGGSDNTTYFASFNALDAQGNYQSDIDWMKRYVSNIRVNTDIKPWLNVGLNSKYSRQESTRPTISTSGQNDNTFFDNLGFIPTAPAYYDNGTPNEFSIRPNLDGSSGQYENTTDIITTQVTMQLKPVVGLTVNADYTWRVKNSFDKNVELQFGGLDADGTPLPSRRSPRLSTITENSRGWTYHTANFNMNYETSFGKHNINVLAGYNEEVNNYRALTGKNSDFYTTAVQALQTTYGNNVEATDAFNSWAVQGYYGRLHYDYQEKYLIDFSGRYDASSRFAPDSRWAFFPSVAVGYNVAKEDFWPLNDVNHFKFTVQYGESGNQGDASLYSYLPTLGTTNQITTPINGILPPAVTIPPIFADDNTWAKPQNIGFGLEVGMFKNRLTADYNWYQRTVYDQIGPAVQLPEVLGTAPPVQNNSVTETRGWEFNINWRDQFNIKGSPLSYGIRAGISDYIGYVIDYVDNDTGTRNGWTPGQLFGELYGVKSAGIAQNSDQVLQNVLPTTGFYYPGDLFFNDTNGDGLINLNGTGNYWYSEGDRERLGFNYPRYQYNIAMNANWKGFTLSVLFQGVGHQKVYWANKFNFGTFNFMSAEQLERGWWTSDNPDAFYPRAYNYNLNQLRENTVNDQYVNNLAHLRVKNVGLTYNFSEDLISKLRVSKLSITLSGENLGFVFNKSWLPELDPFTIDNNQGRVYPPSRTFALGLKVGI from the coding sequence ATGATGAGAACCTTTATCTTTTTAATGTGCACCACAGTTTTTTGTTTTAATACAGAAAACACATTTTCTCAAGAAACGGTAATTATAGAAAAGGACCAATTGGTTGAAGTAGACCAAGTGTTTAAAATTATTAAAAAACAAACGGAGTTAAATTTTATTTATCCAAAAGGTTTATTTAAGAATACACCTAAAATTCAATTAAAAAAGGGAGAAATTCAAGCCTCAAAATTAATAGCAGATGTATTAGAAAAGAGCCATTTTAATTTTAAATTAACTGAAAACAATACCATTATTATCAATAAGGTTAAGGCTGTTGAAAAAATTACCATTCAAGAGAACGTAATTTCAGGATCAGTGCTTGAAGAAACCGGTCAGCCCTTGCCAGGAGTTAATATTATTGTTGAAGGGACCTCAACAGGAACACAGTCAGATTTTGATGGAAATTATAGTATCAAAGCAAAAAAAGGGGATGTTCTTATTTTTTCTTATGTAGGTTTTCAATCTCAAAAAATAACCGTTTCAGAAGCAAATACTATTAATTTGGTTCTGAAAGAAGAAGCTAGTGCTTTAGATGAGGTTGTTGTTATAGGTTATGGAACACAGAAAAAATCAAACTTAACGGCTGCTATTGCTACAGTTGACACTAAAGAATTAGAAAATCGTCCAGTGAATTCTATAACAGATATGTTGGGTGCTAGCGTGCCTGGATTGAATATAAATGTAGGTTCAAGCGCTGTAACTGATAATCCATCAATAAATCTTCGTGGGTTTACTGGGCTAAATTCATCTGGTTCACCTCTAATAATTGTAGATGGAGTTCCTTTGGACAATCCTGATGATATTAAATATGTAAATCCAAATGATGTTGATAATATTTCCATTTTAAAAGATGCTTCTGCCACAGCTATCTATGGATCGCGTGCTCCAAATGGAGCCATATTAATTACCACTAAAAGCGGTAAAAAAGGTCAAAAAATGGCTATTGAATATAGCTCAGATATTAGAATTTCATCTCCTATAGGTTTACCTAACTCAATGAAAGGTTCAGATTATGCAATTTGGAGAAATAATAGGACTGAAAATTCAAGAATAGCAAGAACCTATACACAGGAAACTATTGATAGGATTTTACAATATGAAGCTGGAGAAATTAATACTGTAGGCATCATTGAGCCTAATGGTAAGTATGGGAGTGTTTTTACTTTCAATGCTAGTGAAAATCACCTACAGGAAGCTTTTAGAGATAATGTATTCAACCAAACCCACAATTTAAGCTTATCAGGAGGGTCAGATAATACTACGTATTTTGCGAGTTTTAATGCGCTTGATGCACAAGGTAATTATCAAAGTGATATTGATTGGATGAAGCGTTACGTATCTAATATTAGAGTAAATACAGACATCAAACCATGGCTTAATGTGGGACTAAACTCGAAGTATAGCAGGCAAGAATCTACACGTCCTACCATATCAACTAGTGGGCAAAATGATAATACTTTTTTTGATAACTTAGGTTTTATCCCTACAGCACCTGCTTATTATGATAATGGTACACCTAACGAGTTTTCAATTAGACCTAATTTGGATGGTTCTTCAGGACAATATGAAAACACCACAGATATAATAACTACTCAAGTAACTATGCAACTCAAACCAGTAGTAGGTTTAACAGTAAATGCCGATTACACTTGGAGAGTTAAAAACAGTTTTGATAAAAATGTAGAATTACAATTTGGTGGTTTAGATGCTGATGGCACTCCTTTACCAAGTAGAAGAAGTCCTAGATTAAGTACTATAACTGAAAATAGTAGAGGGTGGACCTATCATACTGCAAATTTTAATATGAATTATGAAACATCATTTGGAAAGCATAATATTAATGTTTTAGCAGGTTATAACGAAGAAGTAAATAATTATAGAGCTTTAACAGGTAAGAATTCAGATTTCTATACTACAGCTGTTCAGGCTTTACAAACAACTTATGGAAATAATGTGGAAGCTACCGATGCTTTTAATTCATGGGCTGTACAAGGGTATTATGGAAGATTGCATTATGATTATCAAGAAAAATATTTGATTGATTTTAGTGGTAGATATGATGCGTCTTCAAGATTTGCACCAGATTCTAGATGGGCTTTTTTCCCATCTGTAGCTGTAGGTTATAATGTTGCAAAAGAAGATTTTTGGCCATTAAATGATGTAAATCATTTTAAATTTACTGTTCAGTATGGTGAATCAGGTAATCAAGGAGATGCTAGTTTGTATTCTTATTTACCAACTTTGGGAACTACCAATCAAATAACAACACCTATTAATGGCATTTTACCACCCGCAGTAACAATTCCTCCAATTTTTGCTGATGATAATACATGGGCTAAACCACAAAATATTGGTTTTGGATTGGAAGTGGGGATGTTTAAAAATCGGTTAACGGCAGATTATAATTGGTATCAAAGAACGGTTTATGATCAAATAGGACCTGCTGTACAGTTGCCAGAGGTACTAGGAACTGCTCCTCCAGTACAAAATAATTCAGTGACTGAAACACGTGGTTGGGAATTTAATATCAATTGGAGAGATCAATTCAATATAAAAGGGTCACCACTTTCCTATGGTATTCGTGCGGGAATTAGTGATTATATAGGCTATGTAATAGACTATGTTGATAATGATACAGGAACGAGAAATGGTTGGACACCGGGTCAATTATTTGGGGAATTATATGGTGTGAAAAGCGCGGGGATTGCACAAAATAGTGATCAAGTGCTTCAAAATGTATTGCCTACTACAGGATTTTATTATCCTGGAGATTTATTTTTTAATGACACCAATGGAGATGGTTTAATTAACTTGAATGGTACAGGAAACTATTGGTATAGTGAAGGAGATCGTGAACGTTTAGGGTTTAACTATCCACGTTACCAATATAATATTGCTATGAATGCCAATTGGAAAGGATTTACGTTATCTGTTTTATTTCAAGGTGTTGGGCATCAGAAAGTATATTGGGCTAATAAGTTTAATTTTGGAACCTTTAACTTTATGTCTGCAGAGCAATTGGAAAGAGGCTGGTGGACTTCAGATAATCCAGATGCATTTTACCCAAGAGCTTATAACTATAATTTAAATCAACTACGCGAAAACACAGTTAATGATCAGTATGTTAATAATTTAGCACACTTGAGGGTTAAAAACGTAGGACTAACGTATAACTTTTCAGAGGATTTAATTTCCAAACTTAGAGTTTCCAAACTGAGTATTACATTAAGTGGTGAAAACCTTGGGTTTGTGTTTAATAAATCATGGTTGCCAGAGTTAGATCCATTTACTATTGACAATAATCAAGGGCGTGTTTATCCACCTTCGCGCACATTTGCATTAGGTTTAAAAGTTGGTATTTAA
- a CDS encoding RagB/SusD family nutrient uptake outer membrane protein: MKHIKFNKNIIVVLLLTIMSCSDDFLDRFPEDAASDATFFTKASDFENFANGLYGVAIRRRGQSNHFETLDSNTDNVVTASIYTGIYERNNPSIASQTDGTWNNNYSYIRSVNYMLNNQDKLLARDATGDHFIGEGYFMRAMFYFNLLQRFGGVPYIDEVLGTESEDLYKPRESREFIATKIIEDLDEAISLLQWQGTAPAVQGRINKEAALHLKTRVGLYEGSWERYHGIKGTPFAVSGSDGSVFLNAAVDAGNALMAKQGNTIYIGPAGDEYSRMFNNDDGGSLPGVFLARDYNVALGQGGNRPRGAITPPFSLTKSAVDNYLMSDGLPQEISTVTAGVDIANQNSVINTRDPRLRQTLYAPDRGQRQDFFANLNISAEGVRGIYWPAGYNRLVSPGYFVLKGAPLTTVTIDLNDIDDVIYRYGESLLNYAEAKAILGTITQTDIDNTVNVLRGRVGAANMNLATVNGWNITYLEKDGYDPSADNIVNEIRRERRMELMLEGFRSDDLKRWAVYEDVINGYIPVSAYYQELVDYHNIDQNLIDSQWAPGTWSEVKYFEGSNSGQVNGYLTPLWQEPDFNSPTSDGYYIEPGRDYLNSIPQVEIEHYLDKANVELTQNPGWI, from the coding sequence ATGAAACATATAAAATTTAATAAAAATATTATTGTGGTTCTGCTTCTAACAATCATGTCTTGTAGTGATGATTTTTTAGACAGATTTCCAGAAGATGCAGCATCTGATGCTACGTTTTTCACTAAAGCATCAGATTTTGAGAACTTTGCCAATGGGTTATATGGTGTTGCCATAAGAAGAAGAGGTCAAAGTAATCATTTTGAAACTTTAGATAGTAATACAGATAATGTTGTAACTGCCAGTATTTATACAGGAATATATGAGAGAAATAATCCTTCTATTGCGAGTCAAACAGATGGAACTTGGAATAATAATTATTCATATATCCGATCTGTAAATTATATGCTCAATAATCAGGATAAACTTTTAGCGCGTGATGCGACTGGTGATCATTTTATTGGTGAAGGTTATTTTATGCGTGCTATGTTTTATTTTAACTTGCTTCAACGCTTTGGAGGTGTGCCTTATATTGATGAAGTTTTGGGCACTGAAAGTGAGGACCTTTATAAGCCAAGAGAAAGTAGAGAGTTTATAGCAACTAAAATTATTGAAGATTTAGATGAAGCCATTTCATTATTGCAATGGCAAGGAACAGCTCCGGCTGTGCAAGGTCGAATTAATAAAGAAGCTGCATTACATTTAAAAACAAGGGTAGGATTGTATGAAGGTAGTTGGGAACGCTATCATGGTATTAAAGGTACGCCTTTTGCTGTTAGTGGGAGCGATGGGTCTGTGTTTTTAAACGCAGCTGTTGATGCTGGAAATGCATTAATGGCAAAGCAAGGCAATACTATTTATATAGGGCCAGCAGGCGACGAGTATTCAAGAATGTTTAATAATGATGATGGCGGCTCCTTACCGGGTGTTTTTTTAGCTCGAGATTATAATGTGGCTTTAGGGCAAGGAGGTAATAGACCAAGAGGGGCTATTACACCGCCGTTTAGTTTAACAAAATCAGCTGTTGATAATTATTTAATGAGCGATGGATTGCCTCAAGAAATATCTACCGTAACTGCAGGAGTGGATATTGCTAATCAAAACAGTGTGATTAATACAAGAGATCCACGTTTAAGACAGACACTTTATGCGCCTGACAGAGGACAAAGACAAGACTTTTTTGCCAATTTGAATATTTCGGCTGAGGGCGTGCGAGGAATCTACTGGCCAGCAGGTTACAATAGATTAGTATCTCCTGGTTATTTTGTGTTAAAAGGAGCACCACTAACCACAGTAACTATTGATTTGAATGATATTGATGATGTTATATATAGATATGGTGAATCCTTGTTAAATTATGCCGAAGCCAAAGCTATTTTAGGAACTATTACACAAACTGATATAGACAATACAGTAAATGTATTGAGGGGGCGTGTTGGGGCTGCCAATATGAATCTTGCTACTGTAAATGGCTGGAATATCACATATTTAGAAAAAGATGGTTATGATCCAAGTGCTGATAACATAGTAAATGAAATTAGGAGAGAACGCCGTATGGAGCTTATGCTTGAAGGTTTTAGAAGTGATGATCTTAAGCGTTGGGCTGTATATGAAGACGTTATTAATGGTTATATTCCTGTTTCTGCGTACTATCAAGAATTAGTAGATTATCACAATATTGATCAAAATTTAATAGACTCACAATGGGCACCTGGCACATGGTCAGAGGTTAAGTATTTTGAAGGAAGTAATAGTGGTCAAGTAAATGGCTATTTAACGCCGCTTTGGCAAGAACCAGATTTTAACAGCCCTACAAGTGATGGATATTACATAGAGCCAGGCAGAGATTATCTTAATTCCATACCTCAAGTTGAGATAGAACATTACCTCGATAAAGCTAATGTAGAATTAACTCAAAATCCAGGATGGATATAA
- a CDS encoding FecR family protein has protein sequence MTREEVDKQDFQVLIEKYLDGKTTLEELKLLVNYYESYQQDYTWCAALGSEESTRNRMLINILEELQNNVGDANKVIPFYKNKIVKYAVAASLIAFLSVTFLFKNNNGNKVNDNEVVQTNGTTIAVGTDKAILTLEDGSQVALEKGKSFQKETTVSNGEVITYKKGELKAEEIKYNYLTIPRGGQFSITLSDGTKVWLNSDSELKYPVQFIKGQPRKVELLYGEAYFDVSPSASHNGDKFIVLNASQEVEVIGTEFNVKAYKDETNIYTTLVEGKVTISMDDKKRNLVPGEQLFLNKKNSTILIKKVDVYNETAWKEGVFSFEDKSLKDMMVVLSRWYDVEVIIENKSIENEQFVGILRKNQKIEEILTSIKNFGIIKNFEIYDKKVVLK, from the coding sequence ATGACAAGAGAAGAAGTCGATAAGCAAGATTTTCAAGTGTTAATAGAAAAATATCTAGATGGTAAAACTACGCTTGAAGAATTAAAATTGTTGGTTAATTATTATGAGAGTTATCAGCAAGATTATACTTGGTGTGCCGCATTAGGGAGTGAGGAATCCACAAGAAATAGAATGCTTATAAATATTCTTGAAGAACTTCAAAACAATGTAGGAGATGCTAATAAGGTTATTCCTTTTTATAAAAATAAAATAGTTAAGTATGCTGTTGCAGCATCTCTTATTGCGTTTTTGTCTGTTACTTTTTTATTTAAAAATAACAACGGTAATAAAGTAAATGATAATGAGGTGGTACAGACTAATGGAACCACCATTGCTGTTGGAACAGATAAAGCAATTTTAACTTTAGAAGATGGTTCTCAAGTAGCCTTAGAGAAAGGGAAATCCTTTCAAAAAGAAACGACTGTTAGTAATGGAGAAGTCATAACCTATAAAAAGGGCGAGTTAAAAGCTGAAGAAATAAAATATAATTACTTAACAATACCTAGAGGTGGACAATTTTCAATAACCCTTTCAGATGGCACGAAAGTATGGTTAAATTCGGATTCTGAACTTAAATATCCTGTACAATTTATTAAAGGGCAACCAAGAAAAGTAGAGTTGCTTTATGGGGAGGCTTATTTTGATGTGTCTCCTAGTGCAAGTCATAATGGCGATAAGTTTATTGTTCTTAATGCGTCACAAGAGGTTGAAGTTATAGGAACAGAATTCAATGTTAAAGCATATAAAGATGAAACTAATATTTATACAACTTTGGTTGAGGGTAAGGTTACTATAAGTATGGATGATAAAAAACGAAACTTAGTACCTGGGGAACAGTTATTTTTAAACAAAAAAAATAGTACCATATTAATTAAAAAAGTAGATGTTTATAATGAAACGGCATGGAAAGAAGGTGTGTTTAGTTTTGAAGATAAATCATTAAAAGATATGATGGTTGTGCTTTCTCGATGGTATGATGTGGAAGTCATCATTGAAAATAAATCTATAGAAAACGAGCAGTTTGTTGGGATATTAAGAAAAAATCAAAAAATAGAGGAAATATTAACGAGTATTAAAAACTTTGGAATAATTAAAAATTTTGAAATATATGATAAAAAAGTAGTGTTAAAGTAA
- a CDS encoding DUF5018-related domain-containing protein — MKNIKNILFFLLTIVMFSSCEPRVELDRGQWGNNSDLINVLLYVYEFDEHELQEFYDTGELTPSVRKVQRGTGVNIDDINHTASIDLPAAYSLVDDVVVIAVQHHGTLVEPLNGAPTMGLPADLTGGSYTYRIHSADGNYTDWVITVNQL; from the coding sequence ATGAAAAATATTAAAAATATATTATTTTTCCTTTTAACCATAGTTATGTTTTCTTCATGTGAACCACGTGTTGAATTAGATCGTGGACAATGGGGAAACAATTCAGACCTTATTAACGTATTATTATATGTATATGAATTTGATGAGCATGAACTACAAGAGTTTTATGATACAGGAGAATTAACTCCAAGTGTTAGAAAAGTACAAAGAGGCACAGGAGTTAATATTGATGATATTAATCATACAGCATCAATTGATTTACCAGCGGCATACTCATTAGTTGATGATGTGGTTGTTATTGCTGTACAACATCATGGTACTCTGGTTGAACCGTTAAATGGTGCTCCAACAATGGGGCTGCCGGCAGATTTAACAGGTGGTTCATATACGTATCGCATACATTCCGCAGATGGTAATTATACAGATTGGGTAATTACTGTAAATCAACTGTAA
- a CDS encoding RNA polymerase sigma-70 factor yields MNILEDDIIQRLKEDDKKALTLIYNAYWKPLFLSSYNLLKNKELCEEIIQDVFIDLWNNREKIQIKISLNSYLYACTRYKVFAQFRKQKMIRVELYEDLEKRFQYATPETKIMHKELVDQINIVVNTLPKKCQKVYKLSRNNQLSHKEIAEKLNISTKTVENHIGYALKVLRGALGSMLSIELLVFLAENIK; encoded by the coding sequence ATGAACATCCTTGAAGATGACATAATTCAGCGTCTTAAAGAAGATGATAAAAAGGCATTGACCTTAATTTATAACGCTTATTGGAAACCTTTGTTTTTGTCTTCGTATAATTTGTTGAAAAACAAAGAATTATGTGAAGAAATAATACAAGATGTTTTTATTGATTTGTGGAATAATCGAGAAAAAATTCAAATTAAAATTTCTTTAAATAGCTATTTGTACGCTTGTACACGCTATAAGGTTTTTGCACAATTCAGAAAACAAAAAATGATTAGAGTTGAATTGTATGAAGACTTAGAAAAAAGATTTCAGTACGCTACACCTGAAACTAAAATAATGCACAAAGAATTAGTTGACCAAATTAATATTGTAGTAAACACACTTCCCAAAAAATGTCAAAAAGTCTATAAATTAAGCCGTAACAATCAACTAAGTCATAAAGAAATAGCCGAAAAACTTAATATTTCAACAAAAACAGTTGAGAATCACATTGGATATGCTTTAAAGGTTTTACGAGGCGCTCTTGGATCCATGTTAAGTATTGAATTGCTTGTGTTTTTAGCAGAAAACATAAAATAG
- a CDS encoding alkaline phosphatase D family protein, which translates to MINKQNLFCWLIVLCVPLIPHIASSQVYFTNGLKIQEVTDTSAVIWTRLCKHPKPVAIWHKQKDAPFRTPIDFDNYMPVNQMDGAVEGTFGEVRITLTTQDRVTTTDWKYVSVYKDFTLMEVINGLKPNTVYHVLLEGRKKKDSVITEIKGHFKTAPSSKTIIPVGFTSSTCQYFWDYDDPIRGFKAYDAMLKLNPDFHCQTGDYVYYDKPGPLSFNIELARHKWHAINAWPSLVDFYSSIPSFLQKDDHDILKDDASPDSEPFGELTFEDALSIWHEQVPLNGKPFRTIRWGKDLEVWLVEAREFRSDNNIDDGENKSIFGKEQKAWLQASIESSDATFKILMSPTPVVGPDRVKGKNDNHSNDSYKTEGSWLRRFLSTQKNMFVVNGDRHWQYVSKDLETGLLEFSQGATSDEHAQGWNPDDYRPEHEFLRVKGGFLYVSVYREDNIPTINFRHYDVDGNVVHEKIIR; encoded by the coding sequence ATGATAAATAAACAAAATTTATTTTGTTGGTTGATTGTGTTATGTGTTCCATTAATACCGCATATTGCATCGTCTCAAGTATATTTTACAAATGGATTAAAAATTCAAGAAGTAACAGATACAAGTGCTGTTATTTGGACTCGCTTGTGTAAACATCCCAAACCTGTAGCTATTTGGCATAAGCAAAAGGATGCGCCTTTTAGAACACCTATTGATTTTGATAATTATATGCCCGTAAATCAAATGGACGGAGCAGTTGAAGGAACGTTTGGAGAGGTTAGAATAACATTAACTACTCAAGATAGAGTCACAACTACGGACTGGAAATATGTGTCCGTGTATAAAGATTTTACTTTGATGGAAGTTATAAATGGATTAAAACCTAATACTGTTTATCATGTTTTATTGGAAGGTAGAAAAAAGAAAGATAGTGTCATAACAGAAATAAAAGGACATTTTAAAACAGCACCTTCATCAAAAACGATAATTCCAGTAGGATTTACATCTTCTACTTGTCAGTATTTTTGGGATTATGACGACCCAATTAGAGGGTTTAAGGCTTATGATGCTATGCTAAAACTTAATCCAGATTTTCACTGCCAAACAGGTGATTATGTGTATTATGATAAGCCGGGGCCTTTGTCTTTTAATATTGAATTGGCAAGACACAAATGGCATGCTATAAACGCATGGCCATCTTTGGTAGATTTTTATTCTAGTATACCTTCTTTTTTGCAAAAGGATGACCATGATATTTTAAAAGATGACGCGTCGCCAGATTCTGAACCATTTGGCGAATTAACTTTTGAAGATGCTTTAAGTATTTGGCATGAACAAGTACCTTTAAATGGAAAGCCGTTTAGAACTATTAGGTGGGGAAAAGACTTAGAAGTTTGGTTAGTGGAAGCTAGAGAGTTTAGAAGTGATAATAACATAGATGACGGAGAGAATAAATCTATTTTTGGTAAAGAACAAAAAGCATGGTTACAGGCTTCTATTGAATCTTCTGATGCCACTTTTAAAATTTTAATGTCTCCTACACCAGTTGTTGGACCAGATAGAGTTAAAGGCAAAAATGACAATCACTCTAATGATTCTTATAAAACAGAAGGGAGCTGGCTTCGGAGGTTTCTGTCTACCCAAAAAAATATGTTTGTGGTAAATGGTGATAGGCATTGGCAATATGTTTCAAAAGACTTAGAAACTGGTTTGTTGGAGTTTAGTCAAGGCGCTACAAGTGATGAACACGCTCAAGGTTGGAATCCAGATGACTATAGGCCAGAGCATGAGTTTTTAAGAGTTAAAGGTGGGTTTTTATATGTGTCTGTATATAGAGAAGATAACATTCCAACTATCAATTTTAGGCATTATGATGTTGATGGTAATGTTGTGCATGAAAAAATAATAAGATGA